The Candidatus Atribacteria bacterium genome has a window encoding:
- a CDS encoding sulfide/dihydroorotate dehydrogenase-like FAD/NAD-binding protein has protein sequence MYKIIHKQRLHETIYSMWIKAPEVAQSVQPGQFIILMIKEQGERIPLTVADFDREKDLIRIVFQIVGKTSEELSHLEEGDTLFSFIGPLGKKTEIENYGTVVTVGGGTGIACIHPITRALKEAGNKVISLIGARSQELIIMEEEIKKASSKLIVTTDDGSYGRKGFVTQVLKELLDQDQSIKKVWTIGPAIMMKVTCETTKSYSVETIVSLNSIMVDGTGMCGSCRVTIGEETKFVCTDGPEFDGQLVDWTEFMNRLSRYQDSEKRSWDLYKEAFHTCTCGRRDK, from the coding sequence ATGTACAAGATAATTCATAAGCAGCGATTACATGAAACCATTTATTCTATGTGGATAAAAGCCCCGGAAGTCGCCCAATCTGTTCAACCTGGACAGTTTATTATCCTGATGATTAAGGAGCAAGGGGAAAGAATCCCTTTAACTGTAGCTGACTTTGACCGAGAGAAAGATTTAATCCGTATTGTCTTTCAGATAGTGGGTAAAACCAGTGAGGAACTTTCTCACTTAGAAGAAGGAGATACTCTTTTTTCTTTCATCGGACCTTTAGGTAAAAAGACTGAGATTGAAAATTATGGTACGGTAGTAACTGTAGGTGGAGGAACCGGTATTGCTTGCATCCATCCGATCACCCGTGCCTTAAAAGAAGCCGGGAATAAAGTCATCTCCCTGATCGGAGCCCGAAGCCAGGAATTGATTATCATGGAAGAGGAAATTAAAAAAGCTTCCTCAAAACTGATAGTGACCACTGATGATGGCAGTTATGGACGAAAAGGTTTTGTCACTCAAGTTTTAAAAGAGCTCTTGGATCAGGATCAATCCATTAAAAAGGTATGGACTATTGGTCCGGCCATCATGATGAAAGTTACTTGTGAAACTACCAAATCTTATTCGGTAGAAACTATCGTCAGTCTGAATAGTATTATGGTAGATGGTACCGGCATGTGCGGTTCCTGTCGAGTGACCATCGGTGAAGAAACTAAATTTGTCTGTACCGATGGACCGGAATTTGATGGACAATTGGTTGACTGGACCGAATTTATGAATCGTCTTTCTCGTTATCAAGATTCGGAGAAAAGATCCTGGGATCTCTATAAAGAAGCTTTTCATACCTGTACCTGTGGAAGGAGGGATAAGTAA
- a CDS encoding 2-oxoacid:ferredoxin oxidoreductase subunit gamma, which translates to MKERIEICLSGSGGQGLILAGIILAEAAGIYDGKEAVQTQSYGPEARGGASRSEVVISNDAIDYPKVIKSDILLVLTQTACDKYIKNLNKDGILVADSALVTEVPNISNKIYLFPISETAQKKFGTKLVTNIISLGIIAGLTEVVSQEAIRKAVCSRIPFKAKEVNEKALLLGFDIAQDLKIRN; encoded by the coding sequence ATGAAAGAAAGAATTGAAATATGTTTAAGTGGTTCCGGAGGGCAGGGATTAATTTTAGCTGGAATAATTTTAGCCGAAGCAGCAGGTATCTATGATGGTAAAGAAGCAGTTCAAACCCAGTCTTACGGACCAGAAGCTCGAGGAGGAGCAAGCAGATCAGAAGTAGTTATAAGTAATGATGCTATAGATTATCCAAAAGTGATAAAATCAGACATTCTTTTAGTTTTAACTCAGACTGCTTGTGATAAGTATATTAAAAATCTAAATAAAGATGGTATTTTAGTTGCTGATTCTGCATTAGTAACAGAAGTTCCTAATATCTCAAACAAAATATATTTATTTCCCATTTCTGAAACAGCTCAAAAGAAATTTGGAACAAAATTAGTTACTAATATTATTTCTTTAGGCATTATTGCTGGATTAACTGAAGTAGTTTCTCAAGAAGCTATTCGAAAAGCAGTGTGTTCTAGAATTCCATTTAAAGCAAAAGAAGTAAACGAGAAGGCTTTGCTCCTGGGATTTGATATTGCCCAAGATCTAAAAATAAGAAATTAG
- a CDS encoding acetate kinase, which translates to MKVLVVNSGSSSIKYQLFDMGNESVLAKGLVERIGISDSIINHYPSLREPVITHQDIPNHRIGIKLMMDALLHLDYGVIKDISEIVAVGHRVVHAGEKFSGSVLLINEVMDALKECIELAPLHNPPNILGIEVCKELMPGVPQVGVFDTAFHQTIPEHAYLYGIPYKYYKKYKIRRYGFHGTSHKYVAQRAAKILGKSLEELKIITCHLGNGSSITAVKKGVSVDTSLGFGTVAGIIMGTRCGDLDPAIIPFLMDKEKLNVEEMNRIIYKESGFLGLSEGISSDNRDLGDKAKQGDERAMRTIFAFTYGIKKYIGAYAAAMGGVDVIVFTAGIGENSPETRAEACKGLDFLGVKIDPERNKVSAKEAIISSDNSRVKVMVIPTNEELMIAKDTAEISGSL; encoded by the coding sequence ATGAAAGTTTTAGTGGTAAATAGCGGCAGTTCATCTATTAAATACCAATTATTTGACATGGGTAATGAGTCGGTACTGGCTAAGGGATTAGTAGAGAGGATAGGGATTTCTGATTCAATAATTAATCATTATCCTTCTCTCCGGGAACCGGTTATAACTCATCAGGATATTCCTAACCATAGGATTGGGATCAAATTAATGATGGATGCTTTACTTCATTTAGATTATGGCGTAATTAAAGACATCTCTGAAATAGTAGCAGTAGGTCATAGAGTAGTTCATGCTGGGGAAAAATTTTCCGGCTCAGTTTTACTTATCAATGAAGTCATGGATGCATTAAAAGAATGTATTGAACTTGCTCCTTTGCATAACCCACCCAATATTTTGGGAATAGAAGTCTGTAAGGAGCTAATGCCTGGGGTTCCCCAAGTAGGAGTATTCGATACCGCTTTCCATCAAACTATTCCGGAACATGCCTACCTTTACGGGATCCCTTATAAATATTATAAGAAATATAAGATAAGAAGGTATGGATTCCATGGAACTTCTCACAAATATGTAGCACAAAGAGCAGCTAAAATTTTAGGAAAATCTTTGGAAGAGCTAAAAATAATTACTTGCCACTTAGGGAATGGCTCAAGTATTACTGCTGTAAAGAAGGGGGTGTCCGTAGATACCAGCTTGGGATTTGGTACAGTTGCTGGTATAATAATGGGAACGCGCTGCGGAGATCTTGATCCCGCTATTATCCCTTTTTTAATGGATAAAGAAAAACTTAACGTTGAAGAGATGAACAGAATTATTTATAAAGAAAGTGGATTTCTGGGTCTATCAGAAGGAATTTCCAGCGATAATAGAGATTTAGGAGATAAGGCAAAACAAGGTGATGAAAGGGCTATGAGAACCATTTTTGCCTTTACTTATGGCATAAAAAAATATATCGGAGCCTATGCAGCAGCTATGGGAGGGGTGGATGTAATTGTTTTTACTGCTGGTATAGGAGAAAATTCCCCAGAAACCAGAGCGGAAGCATGTAAAGGATTAGATTTTTTAGGAGTAAAAATTGACCCGGAGAGAAATAAAGTTAGTGCCAAGGAAGCAATTATTAGTAGCGATAATTCAAGAGTAAAAGTAATGGTAATTCCTACCAATGAAGAGTTAATGATTGCAAAAGATACAGCAGAAATTTCAGGAAGTCTATAG
- the gltA gene encoding NADPH-dependent glutamate synthase: protein MAEMISPKERMQREQVLMPEQNPQERSHNFQEVPLGYNQEQALYEAQRCLQCKNPQCVPGCPAEINIPQFIKKIVEEDFAGAYLEILKTDNLPAVTGRVCPQEEQCQRVCILEKRKKPIAIGRLERFVADWARENHIHGNLPRVGKREPKVAVVGSGPAGLTCAADLAKFGYEVTIFEALHQIGGVLVYGIPEFRLPKSIVRYEVKEIEKLGVKVVTDFVVGATQSVDQLTYEFDAIFLANGAGAPRFMNIPGENLNDVYSANEFLTRSNLMKAYAFPDYDTPIKIGKRAATVGAGNVAMDSARTALRLGAERSYIVYRRSRKEVPARAEEVHHAEEEGIIFHFLTLPIRVLGDDKGNVSGMECLKMALGEPDDSGRRRPIPIPGSNFLLEIDMVIDAIGTSANPIISRSASGVKINQWGYFRIDDSTKMTTQEGIFAGGDIVRGSATVISAVGDGKVAARAIDEFLSSGKSLRKSK, encoded by the coding sequence ATGGCTGAAATGATCTCTCCCAAAGAAAGAATGCAAAGAGAGCAGGTTCTCATGCCTGAGCAAAACCCTCAAGAGAGGAGTCATAATTTTCAGGAAGTCCCCTTGGGTTATAATCAAGAACAAGCCCTCTATGAAGCACAAAGGTGTCTGCAGTGTAAAAATCCCCAATGTGTTCCCGGTTGCCCGGCAGAAATTAATATTCCTCAATTTATTAAAAAGATAGTGGAAGAAGATTTTGCCGGAGCTTATTTGGAAATCTTAAAGACCGATAATCTTCCGGCAGTCACTGGACGAGTATGCCCTCAAGAAGAACAGTGTCAGCGGGTTTGTATCTTGGAAAAACGAAAGAAACCGATCGCTATCGGTCGATTAGAACGTTTTGTGGCAGATTGGGCTCGCGAAAATCATATTCACGGAAACCTTCCCCGGGTTGGGAAAAGAGAACCAAAGGTAGCCGTAGTAGGTTCAGGTCCTGCCGGACTGACCTGCGCTGCTGATTTGGCTAAATTTGGCTACGAAGTAACGATCTTTGAAGCCTTACACCAAATAGGTGGAGTGCTGGTCTACGGAATCCCTGAATTTCGACTCCCTAAATCGATCGTAAGGTATGAAGTAAAAGAAATTGAAAAACTAGGCGTAAAAGTGGTGACTGATTTTGTCGTAGGAGCTACTCAAAGTGTCGATCAATTAACCTATGAATTTGATGCAATTTTTTTGGCCAATGGAGCCGGCGCCCCGCGGTTTATGAACATCCCCGGAGAGAACCTTAATGATGTTTATTCCGCTAATGAATTCCTGACTCGTTCCAATCTAATGAAAGCTTACGCTTTCCCCGACTATGATACTCCCATCAAGATAGGCAAAAGGGCAGCGACTGTCGGAGCAGGGAACGTAGCCATGGATTCCGCTCGCACCGCTTTAAGATTGGGAGCTGAAAGATCCTACATTGTGTACCGCCGCTCTCGCAAAGAAGTACCAGCTCGAGCAGAGGAAGTCCATCATGCCGAAGAAGAGGGGATCATCTTTCATTTTCTGACCCTCCCTATACGAGTATTGGGTGATGATAAAGGAAATGTCAGCGGAATGGAATGTCTTAAAATGGCGTTAGGTGAACCGGATGATTCGGGTCGAAGGAGACCTATCCCTATCCCCGGTTCTAATTTCTTACTCGAAATAGATATGGTCATCGATGCTATTGGAACTTCTGCCAATCCAATTATCTCCCGCAGTGCCAGCGGAGTGAAGATTAATCAGTGGGGCTATTTCAGGATAGATGATTCTACTAAAATGACTACCCAAGAGGGGATTTTTGCCGGAGGAGATATTGTTAGGGGTTCAGCTACCGTTATCTCGGCAGTAGGAGACGGTAAGGTAGCAGCTCGGGCTATAGATGAATTTTTATCTTCGGGTAAGAGTTTAAGGAAAAGTAAGTAA